One Synechococcus sp. PROS-9-1 DNA window includes the following coding sequences:
- a CDS encoding HEAT repeat domain-containing protein, whose product MHTSARFDNIHPGLTCEHARQLLMKSISEQESESDFYTAAAHLINCPCVETEKALIGFLQYRLSSCQSVKITKRKIVEVLARLGCVDAIPAIGNCLWSDDVYLVENTVWSLQMLKCHDHAFIEKMIDILQADVANQRIIIQCLASLDISSSIDIIRPFQFNPTPGIKGAAISAIAKLAHDYEKVPQISLNLLLPNQMDRHCAIQDLIDANVIDQSAEIFAAPVSPVFKLRAIRKLYSNNLVDSVETCLLSSLDSLLSCDLSSINCVHRYDQPPSCESLIRDLYNTDFSRCYLALNHLSSCSASEIFLLLKNSWIDEAHNDYGAHYCFICLFGSISDWPRESMPWIIEVLVSSVFNVRPQFQKSRSASVLSLAKLNPGMLCELMEEILSARDSLPWDMRYSLIQAIDNYSELDTAYKSKMILEISDDDKDLFVQARARMALAL is encoded by the coding sequence TTGCATACGTCCGCAAGATTTGACAACATCCATCCAGGTCTGACCTGTGAGCATGCACGTCAATTGCTGATGAAGTCTATAAGTGAACAAGAATCGGAAAGTGATTTTTATACAGCAGCAGCACACTTAATCAATTGCCCTTGTGTAGAAACTGAAAAAGCATTAATTGGATTTTTGCAATATCGATTATCTTCGTGCCAATCAGTCAAAATCACTAAACGCAAGATCGTTGAAGTGCTGGCGCGGCTGGGATGTGTTGATGCAATTCCTGCGATCGGAAATTGCTTATGGTCCGATGATGTCTATTTAGTAGAAAATACTGTTTGGTCATTGCAAATGTTGAAATGTCATGATCATGCATTTATTGAGAAAATGATCGACATCCTACAAGCTGATGTGGCTAATCAGCGTATTATCATTCAGTGCTTGGCTTCCTTGGATATTTCAAGCAGTATTGATATTATTCGTCCTTTTCAGTTTAATCCTACTCCTGGAATTAAAGGTGCAGCAATTTCTGCTATTGCAAAGCTTGCGCATGATTACGAAAAAGTTCCTCAAATTTCTCTAAATTTATTATTACCTAATCAAATGGATAGGCATTGTGCTATACAGGATTTAATAGATGCTAATGTAATTGATCAGAGCGCTGAAATCTTTGCTGCTCCTGTTTCACCTGTTTTTAAGCTGCGGGCTATTCGAAAGCTATATAGCAACAACTTAGTTGATAGTGTTGAAACTTGTTTGCTTTCCTCTCTAGATTCCCTCCTCTCCTGTGACTTGTCTTCGATTAATTGTGTCCATCGGTATGATCAGCCCCCCTCTTGTGAATCTCTGATCAGAGACCTTTATAACACTGACTTTAGTCGATGTTATTTAGCTCTCAATCATCTCTCTTCTTGCTCTGCTTCTGAGATTTTTCTGCTGTTGAAGAATTCATGGATTGATGAAGCCCATAATGATTATGGTGCACATTATTGCTTTATTTGTCTGTTTGGCTCTATCTCTGATTGGCCTCGGGAGTCTATGCCTTGGATTATTGAAGTTCTTGTTTCATCGGTTTTTAATGTTAGGCCACAATTCCAGAAGAGTAGGTCTGCGTCTGTATTGTCACTTGCCAAGCTGAATCCTGGGATGCTTTGTGAGTTGATGGAAGAGATTTTGTCTGCTCGTGATTCATTGCCTTGGGATATGCGCTATTCATTGATTCAAGCTATAGACAATTATTCAGAACTAGACACGGCATATAAAAGCAAGATGATTTTAGAAATTTCTGATGATGATAAAGATCTCTTTGTTCAGGCCAGAGCACGCATGGCACTGGCGTTGTAG
- a CDS encoding HEAT repeat domain-containing protein encodes MHPAKLLKSSSCVVSSILSLDDLFLDLSHPNPNIRMDACVVMSENYFDEALPRLLDLLNDPDPSIYRTAVKGLGVFGHRVVLPLLDLYKTTSSSTVKACCIKAFVQVAVNFPEVAFPNEAIIVLESALDNSNPVVSQSALMTLGHFAKQEFEKERVVPILIKACNSANIAHVQSAVMSLAEVSSSDIDQCFASLISNESTDELVKDVLESSVSRRQSLFGG; translated from the coding sequence TTGCATCCTGCTAAGCTCTTAAAATCTTCCTCTTGTGTTGTGTCTTCAATACTATCTCTTGATGATCTGTTTCTAGATTTATCACATCCGAATCCCAATATTAGAATGGATGCATGTGTAGTAATGTCGGAAAATTATTTTGACGAGGCATTGCCTCGCCTTCTCGATCTGTTAAATGACCCTGATCCTTCCATCTATCGAACCGCTGTTAAAGGTTTAGGTGTGTTTGGTCATCGTGTTGTGCTTCCTCTACTCGATCTTTATAAAACAACCAGTAGTTCCACGGTCAAAGCCTGCTGTATCAAGGCTTTCGTTCAAGTTGCTGTGAATTTTCCAGAAGTGGCTTTTCCAAATGAAGCCATCATTGTATTAGAGAGTGCCCTAGACAATTCTAATCCTGTTGTGTCTCAATCTGCATTGATGACTCTTGGGCATTTTGCAAAACAAGAGTTTGAGAAGGAACGTGTTGTCCCGATTTTAATTAAAGCATGCAATAGCGCAAATATAGCTCATGTTCAATCAGCGGTGATGTCCCTTGCGGAAGTTAGTTCTTCTGATATTGATCAATGTTTTGCGAGTTTGATTAGTAATGAATCAACGGATGAGTTGGTTAAGGACGTTCTCGAATCGAGCGTGTCTCGCCGGCAAAGTCTGTTTGGTGGTTAG
- a CDS encoding HEAT repeat domain-containing protein encodes MTRVQSQQEDMKSETLTQEEALELATVLKQKLSDGELPNKDLESINKMVAGLGDNRGELRLTFAKSLGSVGEEAIPILCEALKNSSNTIIRRASAKTLNIIGNKKALPNLIEAFETDEDPVVQGSSAGAMATIGEPAIQPLLKILTESKCTAFQIGLINLALGFIGSKSPMALHSATNSTNPEIRIAALSALAEQAQKQENGEVRLLILNALKDPDSEVRAEAATIVGKSMDQEEAANQLHELLEDSNDQVRKNTALSLMKMDSVISIDTIEHAIHRESDEQVKGVLIVARNQLINRRDTI; translated from the coding sequence ATGACAAGAGTCCAATCTCAACAAGAAGACATGAAAAGTGAGACTCTTACGCAGGAAGAAGCACTGGAACTTGCTACGGTCTTAAAACAAAAATTGAGCGATGGAGAACTACCAAATAAAGATCTTGAATCCATCAACAAAATGGTTGCCGGATTAGGTGACAATAGAGGAGAGTTGAGATTAACCTTTGCAAAAAGCCTCGGCTCAGTTGGAGAAGAAGCCATTCCAATATTATGCGAAGCATTAAAAAACAGCTCTAATACAATTATTAGGCGAGCCTCCGCTAAAACACTAAACATTATTGGGAATAAAAAAGCACTCCCAAATCTCATCGAAGCATTTGAGACAGACGAAGATCCCGTTGTGCAAGGTTCATCAGCGGGAGCAATGGCCACCATAGGAGAACCAGCGATTCAGCCATTACTGAAAATTTTAACTGAGTCAAAATGCACAGCTTTTCAGATAGGATTAATCAATCTTGCATTGGGTTTCATAGGCTCTAAAAGCCCCATGGCCTTGCATTCGGCAACAAATTCTACAAATCCGGAAATAAGGATCGCAGCCCTGAGTGCTTTAGCTGAACAAGCTCAAAAGCAAGAAAATGGCGAAGTGCGATTATTAATACTGAATGCATTAAAGGATCCAGATAGCGAGGTGCGCGCAGAAGCAGCAACAATCGTAGGAAAATCGATGGATCAAGAAGAAGCTGCCAATCAGCTCCACGAATTATTAGAAGACAGTAATGATCAGGTGCGAAAGAATACTGCATTATCACTCATGAAAATGGATTCAGTGATTTCGATTGATACTATCGAGCACGCAATTCATAGAGAATCTGATGAGCAAGTTAAAGGAGTACTGATCGTTGCCAGGAATCAGCTAATCAACCGGCGAGATACGATCTAA
- a CDS encoding phycobilisome rod-core linker polypeptide, giving the protein MLGAETSLKSLTSATRTGPASFSTNNKAGKSTVPYTPSDARAEYKRKHCAASGIGIGPRLHSECPFGVVADRYSPGDSEALKRVIKAAYRQVLGNMPPTESQQETSLEARLLNGEINVRDFVNGLAKSTFYKDNFFHAVGAQRGIELNFKHLLGRAPLNQAEVQNHIKLQAEHGFDALVDSLTNSAEYTEVFGSDTVPYERTQDSYAGMFTRSYNLMRDLGGMKVAISDNAQGRESKTINALANALRESTKPQPFSYVSVTKIPVKLPQQQYAGHNPPAMSDYVPFRPFGIFF; this is encoded by the coding sequence ATGCTCGGAGCAGAAACAAGCCTGAAGTCCTTGACCTCGGCGACTAGGACAGGTCCAGCTTCATTCTCCACAAACAACAAAGCTGGAAAAAGCACAGTTCCATATACTCCTTCTGACGCAAGAGCTGAATACAAGAGAAAACACTGCGCTGCATCGGGAATCGGCATAGGCCCAAGACTTCATTCCGAATGTCCATTCGGAGTCGTAGCTGACAGATACAGCCCAGGTGACAGCGAAGCACTCAAGCGTGTCATCAAGGCTGCATATCGCCAGGTACTCGGCAATATGCCACCCACGGAAAGCCAGCAAGAGACCTCACTGGAAGCAAGGCTCCTTAATGGAGAAATCAATGTCCGTGATTTTGTCAACGGATTGGCAAAGTCAACCTTCTACAAAGATAACTTCTTCCATGCAGTGGGAGCACAGCGAGGCATCGAACTCAACTTCAAGCATCTTCTTGGTAGAGCACCACTCAACCAAGCAGAGGTTCAGAATCACATCAAGCTACAAGCAGAACACGGCTTTGATGCTCTGGTTGACTCACTGACCAATTCTGCTGAATACACCGAAGTATTTGGCAGCGACACCGTTCCCTACGAGCGTACTCAAGATTCATACGCAGGAATGTTCACTCGTTCCTACAACCTAATGAGGGATCTTGGTGGCATGAAAGTAGCCATCAGTGATAACGCACAGGGAAGAGAAAGCAAAACCATTAATGCTTTGGCAAATGCTCTGAGAGAGAGCACCAAACCGCAGCCTTTCTCCTATGTGTCTGTCACAAAAATTCCTGTCAAACTACCTCAGCAACAGTACGCAGGTCATAACCCACCAGCGATGAGTGATTATGTACCATTCCGTCCATTTGGAATCTTCTTCTAG
- the mpeA gene encoding class 2 C-phycoerythrin subunit alpha, translating to MKSVITTVVGAADSASRFPSASDMESVQGSIQRAAARLEAAEKLSANYDAIAQRAVDAVYAQYPNGATGRQPRACATEGKEKCKRDFVHYLRLINYCLVTGGTGPLDELAINGQKEVYKALSIDAGTYVAGFSNMRNDGCSPRDMSGQALTAYNNLLDYVINSLG from the coding sequence ATGAAGTCTGTTATCACCACAGTTGTCGGCGCAGCCGACAGCGCTTCCCGCTTCCCATCAGCATCAGATATGGAATCCGTTCAGGGTTCTATCCAACGCGCTGCTGCTCGTCTTGAAGCTGCTGAAAAGCTTTCCGCTAACTACGACGCAATTGCACAGCGCGCTGTTGACGCTGTCTACGCTCAGTACCCCAACGGTGCTACTGGCCGCCAGCCACGCGCATGTGCAACTGAAGGCAAAGAGAAGTGCAAGCGTGACTTCGTTCACTACCTGCGTCTGATCAACTACTGCCTGGTTACAGGCGGCACTGGTCCTCTTGACGAACTCGCCATCAATGGCCAGAAAGAAGTTTACAAGGCTCTCAGCATCGATGCTGGTACCTACGTTGCAGGCTTCTCAAACATGCGCAACGACGGTTGCTCACCTCGCGACATGAGCGGCCAAGCTCTGACTGCGTACAACAACTTGCTTGACTACGTGATCAACTCCCTGGGTTGA
- a CDS encoding bleomycin hydrolase, with amino-acid sequence MLDAFSRKAVSADSSGAFIGGGELASLKSFIADGNKRLDAVNALSSNAACIVSDAVAGICCENTGLTAPNGGVYTNRKMAACLRDGEIVLRYVSYALLAGDASVLQDRCLNGLRETYAALGVPTGSAARAVAIMKAASAALITNTNSQPKKAAVTQGDCASLAGEAGSYFDAVISAIS; translated from the coding sequence ATGCTCGACGCATTCTCCAGGAAGGCCGTCTCGGCCGATTCAAGCGGCGCCTTCATTGGCGGAGGCGAGCTTGCCTCTCTCAAGTCATTCATTGCTGACGGCAACAAGCGCCTCGACGCTGTTAACGCCCTCTCATCAAACGCTGCTTGCATCGTCTCTGACGCCGTTGCTGGCATTTGCTGTGAAAACACCGGCTTAACTGCACCTAATGGTGGTGTCTACACCAACCGCAAAATGGCGGCTTGCCTTCGTGATGGCGAGATCGTTCTCCGTTATGTGAGCTACGCGCTTCTGGCAGGCGACGCTTCCGTCCTGCAGGATCGCTGCCTTAATGGCCTCCGCGAAACCTACGCCGCACTTGGCGTTCCCACAGGATCTGCTGCCCGCGCAGTGGCCATCATGAAGGCCGCTTCCGCAGCATTGATCACAAATACCAACAGCCAGCCTAAGAAGGCAGCTGTAACTCAGGGTGACTGCGCCAGCCTTGCTGGTGAAGCAGGTAGCTACTTCGATGCAGTGATCAGCGCAATCAGCTGA
- a CDS encoding HEAT repeat domain-containing protein translates to MAERFDVLFEGLSEESSLKILLSDPRDLPNPVDKYMAATRLAACSSEESLQGLISAVDLDPEDLFNRITRRKAIEALGRRKDAQALDCLFKALEFDDEPSVINAADSITQISAPLSQSQCDSLLKALKGSDPQRRSVIQAHTRLGLQSGTSFIQTLVHDENPLISGAARAFCARVEGDLDQLKPLIAQLHDLQAGRRRSAVIDLGDAGDINMLGELIKSAVSMPLRAKSAFQLVDPSKKAQVPEEHIKTITTLLQDDPRNLSMREEWLSNQDPTEIENNLQHRDEGKQYGAALSLLKMPKPQQIKIIDGIHSRLWSDYGANYLLTSLIGLASIHERAELIRTSLAETLPQYAKSRVAAAWACLELDLNDQLGLLKDISTNSQWLPLKWSCSQVLKKFS, encoded by the coding sequence ATGGCAGAGCGATTCGATGTCTTATTCGAGGGACTGTCAGAAGAGTCGTCTCTAAAAATCCTCTTATCCGATCCCAGAGATCTCCCTAACCCTGTAGATAAATATATGGCTGCCACACGACTCGCAGCATGCTCAAGCGAGGAGTCATTACAGGGTCTCATCAGCGCGGTTGATCTCGATCCAGAGGACCTCTTTAACAGAATTACAAGGCGAAAAGCGATAGAAGCCTTAGGACGAAGAAAAGACGCACAAGCTTTAGATTGCCTATTTAAAGCCCTTGAATTTGATGATGAGCCATCGGTCATCAATGCCGCCGATTCAATTACACAAATATCTGCTCCCCTCAGCCAAAGTCAATGTGATTCACTCCTGAAAGCCTTAAAAGGAAGTGATCCACAAAGACGATCTGTTATTCAAGCTCATACAAGACTAGGCCTTCAGAGTGGAACATCATTCATTCAAACCCTTGTCCATGATGAAAATCCGTTAATTTCAGGAGCAGCAAGGGCTTTTTGCGCTCGGGTCGAGGGCGACCTAGATCAACTGAAGCCACTGATTGCTCAACTCCATGATCTTCAAGCAGGGCGTCGCCGTTCTGCGGTGATCGACCTTGGGGATGCTGGCGACATCAACATGTTGGGTGAGCTGATCAAGAGTGCTGTATCAATGCCATTACGAGCAAAGAGTGCCTTTCAGCTCGTTGATCCAAGCAAAAAAGCACAAGTCCCTGAAGAACACATCAAAACCATTACAACGCTTCTGCAAGATGACCCTAGAAATCTTTCCATGCGCGAAGAGTGGTTGAGCAACCAAGACCCAACAGAGATTGAAAACAACCTGCAGCACCGAGACGAAGGAAAACAATACGGAGCAGCACTAAGCCTGCTCAAAATGCCTAAGCCTCAACAAATCAAAATAATTGATGGGATTCACTCACGTCTGTGGAGTGATTACGGAGCAAACTATTTGCTCACGTCGTTGATTGGTCTCGCATCCATCCACGAGAGAGCGGAATTAATCAGAACTTCTCTAGCTGAGACCCTTCCTCAATATGCAAAGTCAAGAGTTGCCGCAGCATGGGCCTGCCTAGAACTGGATCTGAACGACCAGCTAGGACTCCTCAAGGACATCAGCACAAACTCACAGTGGCTGCCACTGAAATGGAGCTGCTCACAGGTGCTTAAAAAGTTTTCATGA
- a CDS encoding Nif11-like leader peptide family natural product precursor, producing the protein MLNSSSRQIIQQFIHSVVQSHEIATGLKKLTSHGQIVDYANSKGFSFAKADWDEFIRSDSESLSSQDKQSAHFDNTNHWSWAFRQVSSWRAMLMEGADQGSS; encoded by the coding sequence TTGCTAAATTCATCTTCTCGCCAAATCATCCAACAATTTATTCACTCTGTTGTTCAGAGTCATGAAATTGCAACTGGGCTAAAAAAACTTACATCGCATGGACAAATTGTTGACTATGCAAATTCGAAAGGATTCTCTTTCGCAAAAGCTGATTGGGATGAATTTATTCGTTCAGATTCTGAGTCTTTAAGTTCTCAGGATAAGCAATCAGCTCATTTTGATAATACGAACCACTGGAGTTGGGCTTTTCGTCAGGTTTCGTCTTGGAGAGCTATGCTGATGGAAGGAGCCGATCAAGGTTCTTCTTAA
- a CDS encoding Nif11-like leader peptide family natural product precursor, producing the protein MSSPLSDSQKDQILKDFIQLAQNDGELKDEIKSARNQDELIALAEQRGYHFDSLTLLRQWSEHTDFSQPTWMGWFAD; encoded by the coding sequence ATGAGTTCCCCCCTTTCTGATTCCCAGAAGGATCAAATTCTTAAAGATTTTATTCAGCTCGCCCAGAATGATGGTGAACTAAAAGACGAGATTAAGTCTGCTCGTAATCAAGATGAACTTATTGCCCTTGCAGAGCAAAGGGGGTATCACTTTGATTCATTAACTTTGCTTCGCCAATGGAGTGAGCATACTGATTTTTCTCAGCCTACATGGATGGGATGGTTTGCAGATTAA
- a CDS encoding CpeR family transcriptional regulator: MKDSKTQIKSWIRSQHLICEGSDFIFETVDQTQLEKFEAIMESLGGRVRAVKAVGNWPMGPNRSFKILRAIASVPRPGGEELVTYWAKKGSKQTRYSEINS; encoded by the coding sequence ATGAAAGATAGTAAAACCCAAATAAAATCTTGGATTCGGTCTCAGCATCTTATTTGCGAGGGAAGTGATTTTATTTTTGAGACTGTTGATCAAACTCAATTGGAAAAATTTGAAGCAATTATGGAATCATTAGGAGGTCGAGTTAGAGCAGTAAAAGCTGTTGGTAATTGGCCGATGGGGCCAAATCGATCCTTTAAAATCTTAAGAGCAATCGCTTCAGTGCCAAGACCAGGAGGAGAAGAGCTCGTAACCTATTGGGCAAAAAAAGGATCTAAACAAACAAGATATTCAGAGATAAATTCGTAA
- a CDS encoding chromophore lyase CpcT/CpeT: protein MDSILEFAQTLAGIYDNFAQSQQNPKDFARINIIFRPLPWGIFDGPGFYSEQHYDYAPWSPYRQGVHKLIAHKEISNTFIMENFGYADPMRLAGAGRNPELLASLKKENLKARCGCAMHFKTKKNREYIGSVEPGKRCMIPRDGQLTYLVSEVEVTQESWTSRDRGYDPDTNKQIWGSEHGQLIFKKVADIGETISNDWIIKKRSHER, encoded by the coding sequence ATGGATTCCATATTAGAGTTTGCTCAAACACTTGCAGGGATATACGACAACTTCGCGCAATCTCAACAAAATCCAAAAGATTTTGCTCGGATTAATATAATCTTCAGACCACTACCTTGGGGAATCTTTGATGGCCCAGGATTCTATTCAGAACAACACTATGACTACGCTCCATGGTCACCATACAGACAAGGAGTGCACAAATTAATTGCTCATAAAGAAATCTCAAATACCTTCATCATGGAAAATTTTGGATATGCAGATCCAATGCGCTTAGCCGGTGCTGGTAGAAATCCTGAACTTCTTGCATCCTTGAAAAAGGAAAACTTAAAAGCAAGGTGTGGGTGTGCAATGCATTTCAAAACAAAAAAAAATAGAGAATATATTGGATCAGTAGAGCCAGGAAAAAGATGCATGATCCCAAGAGATGGACAACTCACATATTTAGTTAGTGAAGTTGAAGTTACTCAAGAGAGCTGGACAAGCAGAGATCGCGGATATGATCCGGATACAAATAAACAGATTTGGGGGTCTGAGCACGGACAATTGATTTTCAAAAAGGTAGCAGATATTGGAGAGACAATTTCCAATGATTGGATCATTAAAAAACGTAGCCATGAAAGATAG
- a CDS encoding phycobiliprotein lyase — MDIEQFVAQTEGEWRSMRSAHSLAFQQFEDVLSEISVEKISETNSDLQTILKQEGDLSVSDIKSPFLMKWAAESDWEPEDPNDVANGQCIIVPIPNNQHSGVLLRSIGYAESIAARSEYNFLDDGTFVLRTKYDQSIAEERIWFISENVRCRSSVLKTSEGSGILQTSFSSEVRRLTKS, encoded by the coding sequence ATGGATATTGAGCAGTTTGTTGCTCAGACTGAAGGTGAATGGAGGTCAATGCGCTCAGCCCATTCTCTGGCCTTTCAACAATTTGAAGATGTCCTAAGCGAAATATCTGTAGAAAAAATCAGTGAAACAAATTCTGATTTGCAAACGATACTAAAACAAGAAGGTGACTTAAGTGTATCCGATATTAAGTCACCTTTTTTAATGAAATGGGCTGCTGAAAGTGATTGGGAACCTGAAGACCCCAATGATGTTGCGAATGGCCAGTGTATTATTGTGCCAATACCAAACAATCAACACTCCGGAGTACTTCTCAGAAGCATTGGTTACGCAGAATCTATAGCGGCAAGATCAGAATATAATTTTCTAGATGATGGAACATTTGTCCTGAGAACTAAATATGATCAATCAATTGCCGAAGAAAGGATTTGGTTTATAAGCGAAAACGTTCGCTGCCGCTCCTCTGTGCTTAAGACATCTGAGGGCTCGGGAATACTACAAACATCATTCTCTTCAGAAGTGCGTCGACTAACCAAATCATAA